One Setaria viridis chromosome 5, Setaria_viridis_v4.0, whole genome shotgun sequence genomic region harbors:
- the LOC117856851 gene encoding uncharacterized protein, giving the protein MATRLHSPSTSLPLLLLLPLLLLAAAGSLAAAASALEDSPAETKNMMPRLGRSLQQLPNPLPQPMPQPNPNPQPQPLPQPNPNPQPQPLPQPNPQPGLSPPQPLPQPQPQPDPQPQPLPQPDPAAPQPPQPVPVPQPDPTVQPQPVPQPADPGLQQPQPGTTTQPAPNQQNPQPQPDQLLPTGGSSRMLMKNLQGLVYIFLSLANLVM; this is encoded by the coding sequence ATGGCGACGCGCCTCCactcgccgtcgacgtcccttcccctgctcctgctgctgccgctaCTTCTCCTTGCTGCGGCGGGATCACTTGCAGCGGCGGCAAGCGCGCTTGAGGACTCTCCTGCTGAGACGAAGAACATGATGCCGCGGCTGGGCCGGAGTCTGCAGCAGCTGCCGAACCCGCTGCCTCAACCCATGCCCCAACCAAACCCGAACCCACAGCCGCAGCCCCTGCCGCAACCAAATCCAAACCCACAGCCACAGCCGTTGCCGCAGCCAAACCCGCAACCAGGGCTGAGCCCACCACAGCCCCTACCGCAGCCCCAGCCACAGCCTGACCCGCAGCCCCAGCCCCTGCCGCAACCAGACCCAGCAGCCCCACAGCCGCCCCAGCCCGTGCCGGTGCCACAGCCAGACCCAACCGTGCAGCCTCAGCCGGTGCCGCAGCCAGCAGACCCAGGCCTCCAGCAGCCGCAGCCAGGGACGACGACTCAGCCTGCTCCGAACCAACAAAACCCGCAGCCGCAGCCTGACCAGCTACTTCCCACTGGCGGATCGTCAAGGATGCTGATGAAGAACCTGCAAGGCTTGGTATACATATTTCTGAGTCTTGCCAATCTAGTAATGTAA